The uncultured Methanolobus sp. sequence TGTTGCCCGCATTGATAAGGGATTGTGTACCGATTGCGGGGCATGTGTATCCTCATGCAGGTTTGCTGCGATAACTGCTAACAAAATGGTTGACCCTTATAAATGTGAGGGCTGTGGGGTGTGCGAGCATGTTTGCCCTGAAGATGCTGTCAGGATGATCGCAAAAAAAGCCGGCGAATATTATTGTTCAAATACAAGATTCGGTCCGCTTGTACATGCAAAACTTGGAATTGGTGAAGAGGCCAGCGGAAAACTAGTTTCAGATGTACGCTGCCGCGCTTCTGAGATTGCAGAACAAAGCGGAAAGGATATGATAATCATCGATGGTCCTCCGGGAACAGGGTGTGCTGTCATAGCTGCTATCACTGGTACAGATCTTGTTCTTGTGGTTACGGAACCAACAAAATCCGGCGTACACGATCTCAAAAGAGTTGTGGAAGTTGCACAGCATTTCAGGATTCCTGTAGCAGTATGTATCAATAAATGCGATATCAACAACAGGCTTTCAACTTCTATTGGTGAATACTGTAAAAGCAATGATATCCCTGTTCTGGGGATGCTTCTATATGACAATGTTGTTATTGAAGCCATGGTGGCCGGAAAATCGGTGGTGGAATATTCTGATGGGAAATTTTCGGAAGGCATCATATCAACATGGAACCAACTTGAATTTCTTCTGATGCAGGAAAAAGAAGGTCTGGTTCGATTATTGTGATCTTCATACTACTTCCTCTTTTCTGAATTCTGCTCAACTGTTCTATTTTTAGTCAGGTTTTTATCATCATAATAAATCATGATAGATAGCCGGTATATTTTTATTCTATACTATCGATGATTTATTTAGGTATAAATTATGGCCCACTCTGCAAATGGAAATATGGGCTCCTTTGCCCATCTTGTACAATCCCTGCCGGACTATTCGGAGTTGCTCCTGGTTCTGTTGATCCTGATATTGTTGCTGATATCCATGGATGAGATTGTGAATTTCCTTTATATGGTAAGGGAAATTTTCACTTTCAAGAGCATGCCTTTTAGTTAAAGCTAAATAAAAGATGTAAGCTGCCGGATTGGGCAGCTACCGGTTCCCGAATGGTGCCCATGGAAGAACACACATAGGACACTCGTGCCCGAATCCTGCTGCCGCATAGCCTGTCATGCCTCCAGCAGCATTCATAACTTTCCTGAATCCATGCTGAAGTAAGAGGCTACACCCCATTCCTGATCTCTGGCCAGAGCCGCATATAAGAACAGTTTCAGCATCCGGGTCAAGCTCAGTGTAACGTTCTCTTAATTCATGCACTGGAATATTCACAGCCCCTTCAATATGGAACTCTTCATATTCTGATTTTTCTCTTACATCTACAATAGTTGTTTTCTCTCCTTTGTGCATTCTGTCGTTCAGCTCCGGCGCTGATATTTGCGGGACATGTTTTGCAGTAAAGCCTTCGGTTACCCATCCGTACATTCCTCCTTCCAGGTATCCTTCAACTTTGTCAAGACCAACGCGATGAAGCTGCTGGCAAGCTTCAAATGCCTGCGTGTAATTGTCTGAAACAAGAATAATATTTTTTTCAGGAGGAATGAGCCATCCTGCATAGGTTGGGAAATTTGAATTTATATCAATATTGTATGAATCCGGAATATGTTGTCCTCCGAATGACTCGAAGCTGCGAACGTCAAGGACTACTGCGTCTCTCATTATATTCCTGAATGCATCATTGTTCAGAGCTTCCGGGATATGCAGTTTCTTTAATAATTCCGGACCTTTGCGGTTTATCTCTGTACACCTGCTGAAATGATCAGGTGCCGAAGGCATATCATTTGTAAGTGAATCTATGAACTCCGTTTTGTCATCTATCAGGAGTGCATAGTTGTATTTTCTTTCGTACCCTATTGTACTGCTTCTTTTTGATGCCATTGCCCTTCCGCAGAGTGAGCCTGCGCCATGCGTGGGATATATTTCACAGAATTCAGGTAAATTCAGCAACTTTTCGTGGAGTGTGTCATATAGTTTTGAAGCGAGTTCTTCCGCTCTTCCAGGAAACAGGTCAGGTCTCCCTACGTCTCCTACAAACATCGTATCTCCGCAGAAAACTGCCACTGGTTCTTTTCCTCTTATAATATCCGTGATTATGTAGGATATATGTTCAGGGGTATGGCCTGGAGTTTCTATAATATCAATTCTGATGTCCTCTATCTCAATGGAATCGCCTTCTGAAAGAGAAACATGTTCAAAATCACAATTTGCTTTTTCAGGTGTGTATATTGGTGCACCTGTTCGTTTTGCGAGGTCCATGTGCCCGGAAATAAAATCTGCATGAAGGTGTGTTTCAAGAATATGTGTGATCTTTATTCCCATGTCCCTTGTAATGTCAAGGTAGATGTCAATATCTCTTCTCGGATCAATTATCGCACAGTTTTTGTCACCCGCCAGGATGTAAGAACTGTGGGCGATTTTTTCAGTGAATATCTGTTGTATTAGCATTTTTAACCCCTATCTTAATCAGGTGGTTTGCATTTAATATTTTATGCTGTGTCTGTAAACACCTTAATTCCTTCTTTAGTCCTGATATCATATATTTGGTATCAGTACAAAAAGGTGGTGCATTTTTGAGTACAAGTCAAAAAACATATATACCTCTTCTATATTATGCATTATCATGCAGGAAATTACAGGTTTGGAATTATCTCCGAAAAAAGTGGAATACCTGAAGTTCCTTCTCAAGAGGAATGATCTGGTAAAGACTACTGATATATCTACGGAATTAAATGTTGATCCTTCTACATCTACAAAGACAATTAATGATCTTTCCGAGTCCGGATATGTAGATCATATCCCTTATCGTGGGGTTCGTCTTACGGAAATGGGTCGGGAATTTGCAGAATTTTTTGTTAACAGGCACAATATCCTGAGTCTGATGCTGAGTCATTATGGTCTTTCTTCGGATGATGCCTGTGCTGAAGTATCACGCTTTGAAGCATTTGTTTCAAAGAATGCTATAGATACTATCTGTGGTGCAATGGGTCATCCTACTGTAAGTGTTTGTGGGAAAATAAAACATTCTTCATGTAATTTGCATTAATCTCTTGTTATGGTTTTGTATTTTGTTACTATGGCTGTTTTGTCTCCAAACTATTTGGTGCATATGCAAATTGATTGGGCATAATACAAAAACAGTAATCAATGTTATCTTTAGGTGGTGTATTAAAATGAATAAAATAACAACACTAATAATTACTTTTCTTTTAATGGGTGTCGTTCTGACAGCCGGCTGTGTAGATGAACAAAGCTCCTCCGACGCTACATCGAATTCGGATTCTGATACCATTATTGTAGGTGTTAGTATTGTCCCGCAACAGCAATTTGTAGAAAAGATTGCAGGGGACAATGTGGAAGTAGTAGTAATGGTTCCTCCTGGTGCAAGTCCGCATTCTTATGAACCAACACCAAGCCAGCTTACAGCTCTTAGCGATGCTAAAATGTATGCAATGGTAGGTTCCGGAATTACAGTAGAAGACACTATGATAGGTAAACTTGAGGACCTGAATTCCGACATGCTCATTGTTGATTGTTCAGAAGGTATCACACTCGTTGAAATGGTAGCTCACAGTCACGATGAGGAAGAACATGATCATGAGGCTGAGGGGGAAGAACACGATCATGAAGAAGAAGAAGGTCTCGATCCCCACATATGGACTTCACCTGATAATGTGGAAATAATGGTGGAGAACATTTACCAGGGGCTTGTTGAGGTCGATCCTGATAACCAGGAAACCTATCTTGCTAACAAGAATGCATATCTTGCAGAACTGGCTGAGCTTGATGAGCAGATCCAGACCACACTTGAAGGAAAAGAAGGCACCAGCTTTATGGTCTATCATCCTGCATGGGGCTACTTCGCCAAACACTACGGAATAACACAGGTACCTGTTGAGATTGAAGGCAAGGAGCCAAGTGTTCAGGATATGCAGAACCTCATCGATGAAGCAAAAGAAAAAGGTATCAAGGTCATTTTCGTACAGTCAGGTTTTAGTACTGTCAGTGCAGAAGCTATAGCAAGTGAGATCGATGGAGAAGTTGTAGAGCTTGATCCATTGGCGAAAGATTATATAGATAACCTTTCAAAGGTAGCAGAAGCGTTTAAAGAAGGACTGGCTTAAATGGAAAATGTGATCGATCTTAAGGATATATGGGTAAGTTATGGTGGCGTTACGGTTCTTGAGTCAGTGAACCTGACAGTAAAGGATAAGGATTTCCTGGCTATCATAGGTCCCAACGGGGGGGGCAAAAGCACTCTTCTGAAAGTTATCCTGGGATTGATCAGACCTGATAAAGGTTCAGTTAACTTATTGGGTGGCAGGCCTGCAAAAACAAGAAAGGATGTAGGTTATGTCCCCCAATATCATTCTTCTAATCTTGATTTTCCCATAACGGTATGGGATGTTGTTCTCATGGGTCGTCTGAGTCATAAAGGTCCTCTTCAGCGTTATACTGAAGATGACCGGAATGCAGCTACAGAGGCTCTAAAGACTGTAGGAATGCTTGATCTTAAGGACAGGCAGATCGGTGAGCTTTCCGGTGGTCAGAAACAAAGGGTTTTCATTGCCCGTTCTCTTGTTACGAAACCGAAACTGTTAATACTGGATGAACCGTCCACTGGTATAGATTCCAGAATGCAGAAAGAGTTCTATGAACTTCTCAATAAGCTGAAATCCGAGATTGCTATTGTAATGGTGACTCATGATATCAGTGCGATCTCAGTTTATGTTGATAAGGTCGGTTGTCTGAACAGGAAATTCCATTATCACGACGATAAAGAAATTAGTCCGCATGATCTGGAAGTATCATATCAGTGTCCGGTAGAACTGATTGCACATGGTGTGCCACACAGGGTATTAAAAGAGCACTGAGGTAGGAACTATGCTTGAAATACTCCAGTATGATTTCATGAGGAATGCAATTTTTGCCGCTATCCTTGCCAGTATTGCTTGTGGTATAATCGGCGTTTATGTAGTTGTGAAAAAAATCGTTTTCATCAGTGGTGGCATAACACACGCCTCTTTTGGCGGGATTGGCCTAGGATACTACCTTGGTGTTAATCCACTGTTTGGCCTGATACCTTTTAGTTTGTTTTCAGCTATTGTCATGGGTCTTGTAAGCAAGCGTACAAAAGTGGCTGAAGACACGGCAATAGGTATATTGTGGTCTCTTGGAATGGCTATTGGTATCATCCTCATTTACTGGACGCCAGGCTATGCTCCGGATCTGATGACGTATCTTTTTGGTAATATCCTGACCGTCCCGATGTCAGACATATATCTTATGCTGGGGCTGGATGCTGTAATTATATTTGTCGTCTATGCTTACTACAAACATTTCATGGCACTTTGTTTTGACGAGGAATTCACAACGGTTTCAGGTCTGTCAGCAGAGAAACTTTACCTTCTCCTGCTTTGTCTTATTGCACTTACCATCGTACTTCTGATAAAAGTAGTCGGAATCATTCTTATCATTGCACTCCTGACCATGCCTGCATCTCTTAGCAGGCACTACACCAATAATCTTGGAAAAATGATGTATCTTGCAATTTTCTTTGGTGTGCTTTTCAGTCTTACAGGCCTGTTCCTGTCATACTTCTTTGATGCACCTTCCGGTGCTACAATAATCCTGTCAATGTCAACGGTTTATATACTCCATTTCCTGTATGATGGCCTTAAACCAAAAACAGCATCATGATCATTTCAAAATGATGATTTAGCAATCATTTAATGATCTCTTTTATTTTTTCAAGAACAAGAATAGCGTCTTCTTTTTTGATGTCACGCTCATTTCCCTTACAGAACTGAAGGAGGCTTTCAGCCTTTTCTTTTGGTATTATTCCTTCTTTCTCTGCTGTTCTTGAGATCCCAAAATAGCTTCTTTCTGTGTAGTGTGTGTTTTTTGCAAGCCGGGTTATAAGCCTGCACTGCTCTTTGTCAATGATACCTGCAGAGTTTGCAGCTTTCAGTGTTTCTCTTATATTGACCATGGGGCTGGAAACCGGTTCGAATGTATCAGGATTCGTGGCAACAGCAACCTCGTCATCATCTTCGATAACTCCATCCCTATACCATTCATATATTGTACCCACGCCTTCCATTCCATGGATATCAAGCTCTGATGCCCTCAGGGCTCCCATACTGCATCCACCGATAACGGTAACGCCGTCTTTAATTACATTTATTATCTCTTTGTGGGCTGCAGCTGCCCTGCTAAAAAAGATACCATCGATGATACCTATTATTTTGTAACCTTCACTGGCAGCTTTGCCGATGTCTCCCCTGGATATAGGCGGCCAGTATGTGGCATCAAGGATTTCTGCTGCATCTTCATGACTGATACTGGAACCTGCAAATACAAGGACTTCTGATTTAATACTCATCTTCTGCGCCCTTTTCTCCATGGTCTTTCATGTGGGGCCATTTTCTTTCTGGGTCCGGACTTCACCCTATTGCCAACTCTTTCCCTGTCAAGTGTGTACACCTCAAATGTAGGAATTATTACCCGTACAACCGGGACTGGTACACTTTCGCGGGAAAGGTCTACAACAATAGCTGAATCTGTAACCTTTTTGAGTTGCTCGGTTATTACATCAATGCTCTCAGCAGGTGTAGTTTTTGACAGATCTTTCAGCTCAGACATGGAAATTTTCTCTCCATCCTCATACCAGTATTTATTCATACGCTTGATCCTGTCATATCCTATTCCCCTGACAAATTCCTCACGCTCTGTATCCTCACGTGCGCCGTGTATCTGTACGACCCTTGATTGTGCAGCTTCTGTGAGCGCTCTTCTTACTGCAATTTCAGGTTTGAGGTGTGCACCTGCACCCATTACAAGAAGGGCAGCATCCCTGAGCCTTACATCATCTGTAGTAGCAACTATGGTTGCTATCCCGGTGTCGTGGTTGAGTGCCCAGATTTTAACATCGATTTCATTGTCTGTGAACTTGCGGAGAATTTCATAATTTTCTCCGTCTTCTTCTGTGAGAATGATCTCTTTACCCGGATTCCTGGTAAACTCTGCAATGCTGAGCGCATCTCTTTCAATCACTTCAAGCAACCCGTGGAATATTGCTTCTTCAATTCTGTTGCCGGCAGCAAGTCCATTGGTGTTGCTTCTGAAAAGTTTCGCTGTTCTTCCTGGTGCTTCATAAGGGTGGTATACTGAATTAGAGGGCACAAAGATCTCTTCATTATTCAAAAGGTCCCATCCCTGTATCCATTCTATCAGTGCTTTTGGATCATAGCTTTCAGATATAAGCAGGGAAGGAGGATTCAGTACATTATTCTCTTTGCGAAGTTCGTCATAGGTTTCCACAACTTCAACTGATTGTACATCTTCCTTCACATTTTCGTTTATGCCACTTTTTTCAGCAAGGCAACGCTCAAAACCTTCCATCATGGACGATATCCTTGCCTGTGTTTCTGTGCTTCCTTTTCCGGAATACACTGAGATAGCACCTTCTGCGGCACTTGGCCTGATGGAGGAGAAAACAGGTATGCCGAGTCTGTCAAGATCCGTAATGCTTGCTATCCTGGTAACACCTATGTTCTTGAGATTATCTTTTGTTTTCTCAAGGGTGCTGTTTTCATCAAGTACCCGCTGGGTACCTTCCATGAAGCTGAGTGATCTGTCAATGTTTATCTCTGGCATGATTAGCGAGAGTTCTGCATATATTATATCTTTTACGACAAGGTTCTGCCTGTTTTCTTCCCGAAGCTGACAATCATATTTGAACATAGTGTAAAAATATTATGTGTGCTATCCCTGTAAATTGATGTAAATGCAATTTATTTTTTCTACATTGCCTGGTTGTTTTTTGGAATTGATGTCAGCTAAATTCTACATGGAAATGTATTTATATTATGCGCATCAATAATTACGTTTGCCACAAGAAGGTTAAATAAATATTGTTGGTATGTGTATAAAAATGATCTGTATACTGTATTTCCAGCAAACTAAAATGAGAGACAGGAGGTAAAATATGAGAGACGTTAAAATATGCCGAAAGGCCGATAGTTCCAGAGACTGCCATGCAGTGGTTGGAGGGATATCAAAAGACAAACTCACTGCTGAGGAAATGGAGCTTTATCGCTTCATGGTAGGCGGTGTGCAGGCAAAATAGCCTGCAAAACTATTTTTATTTTCTATGCATAGTGCTCCCTATGTATGATGTTTTCAGTGTAAGGGAAGATTTTCCCGTATTGAAAGAAGTTATTTATCTTGATAGTGCGGCCACCACACAGACTCCGGTTCAGGCTGTTTCTGCAATGCAGGATTATTTTTTTAAGTATGCAGCAAACCATGGACGTGGTGCTCACAGGCTTGCAAGGGAAACTACAAATCACTATGAAGATGCAAGAGAATCCGTGGCATCTTTCCTTAATATGGATGCTGAAAAAACGATCTTCACAAAGAATGCAACAGAAAGCATCAATATTGTATCCAGGGGTTTCCCATGGAAAAAAGGGGACCATATCATAGTAACGCTCATTGAGCATCATTCCAACCTGCTTCCGTGGATGCGCCTGAAGGAAATTGGTGTTGACGTAACTGTTGTAGGTACTGATGCAAGCGGCGTTATTGACCCGGAGAGTATCCGCAGTGCAATCAGGGACAACACACGGTTTATGGCTGTAAACCATGTATCGAATGTATTTGGTTCGATACAGGATATTGAAAAGATAATCAAAATTGCAAAACAGGCAGGTGTGAAAATACTTGTGGATGGTTCGCAGTCCGCAGGAAACATGCCGGTTGATATGAAATTACTTGACCCTGATTTCTTTATCTGTCCGGGGCATAAGGGTTTGCTTGGTCCTCAGGGAACAGGTGTTCTATACATCAAGGAGCCGGATGAGATCGAACCATTATTTCTTGGTGGTGGAATGGTAAGTTCTGTCACAAGGGAATCTTTTAGGATGGAGCCAAGTCCTGCAAAATTTGAGGCAGGAACTCCCAATATTCCTGGTGTAATTGGCCTTGGGCGTGCAGTGGAATATGTCGCGGAATTAGGTGTTGATTTTATCCAGAAGCATGAATTTGGACTTTCCAGGAAAGCTGCATCCCTTCTTAGTGAAATAGAAGGCGTAGAGGTCTATGGTCCTGAAAAGCGTGCAGGAGTTGTACCTTTCAATGTCGTTGGCATGAATTCTCATGATGTTGCAATGATACTTGACCAGACACGTGGTATCTGTGTAAGAAGTGGCTATCATTGTGCAATGCCAGGAGTTGACAATCTTGGCGTAAACGGCACTGTGAGGGCATCATTTGGATTGTACAATACAGAAGATGAGCTTGAATCTCTTGTTAAGACAGTTTCAGATATCACTTCACTTGTATGACTCAAGGTGAATATTACTAATTTGATATTGTACTAATTTCTTGCTGTATTCGGTTTGTGTCCGAATAAAAGCAAAAAGTTATTATGCGCTAATAATTATATTAGTCTTGTAAATTGGTATTCTAAAAACACATAAGATCATCTTATTATGAAAACTGACAGCTAAGAATAGTAACTAATAACTGAAACTAAAAATGGTTATCATCGATGAGGACTAATTATCTGGAAAGGGGGGAGTTCAGTTGAGCAAAGACATGCTTTTGTGGGATGAAACAATTTTCAGCAACGGTGAGGTTCTTGAATTTGATTACCTGCCGGAGTATTTTGCGCACAGGGATTCCCAGATGCAGGCGCTTCGTTTTAGTCTTAAACCCGCTCTGCGGGGAATGCGCCCGGTTAACTGTCTTGTAAAAGGTCCACCCGGCACTGGAAAGACTACTGCTGTAATGAAGGTCTTCAACGAAGTAAAAGAGTACACTGATAGTGTTGCTTTTGTAAAGGTAAATTGCCAGATGGATTCCACAAGATTTGCTGTTGTTTCCAGAATATATGAACAACTGGTTCACATCACACCCCCTTCGTCTGGAATCTCTTTCAGGAGACTTTTTGAGAAAGTGATAAAACACCTTCTAGATTCCGACAAAACCCTTGTTGTAGCTCTTGACGATATAAATTACCTTTTCCCTGAAGGGCATGCAGATGAGGTTATGTACTCACTTCTAAGGGCACATGAGCAATATCCCGGCGCGAGGATCTCTGTTATAGCAATCATCAGTGATGTTGGAATTCCTTACAGTTTTGATCCTCGTGTAGGCTCAGTATTCCTTCCGGAAGAGATAGCTTTCCCAAGATATGAGGTATCAGAGATTGCTGATATCATATCCAATCGTGTGAAACATGCCTTTTTCAAGGATGTCGTTTCTGATGAAGCACTGGACAAAGTTGTAATTTATGTGGACAGGACAGGGGATCTGAGAATTGGTATTGATCTTTTGAAGCGCTCCGGTCTTAATGCAGAACGAAGAGCAAGTAAGACCGTATCTGCTGAAGATGTTGACAAAGCCTATGAAGCTTCAAGACTCCTGCATCTATGTCGCAATATCAAATCTCTTTCCGATCATGAGAAGACATTACTTGGTTTGATTGCAAAAGACAGCAGTCTCCCCACCGGTGAGCTTTACAAGTCATTTCATGAAGTTACAGGGCTTGGATACACTCGTTTCTATGAAATTATTGAAAAAATGCATGTCTCAAGATTAATTGATGCAGATTTTTCAGGCAAGGGTATGCGGGGAAGGACTAGATATGTTGCTCCTGCCTATGATTCAGAAGATATACTCAAATGTCTTGAGTAATTTCATTTTGATTTTGGTTTTAAGCCATGCTGAGTTCGAGTTTATGTTTTATCTTTTCCCAGTCCGGCATAAATGAATCAAGCATTTTGTAGTACTCAGAACTATGGTCATGATACTTTAAATGACAAAGTTCATGGATAATCACATAATCGATGCATTCTTTTGAGGCTTTGATCAGTTCTGTATTTAGCGTCATGGTGCCTTTTTCTGACAGGCTTCCCCATCTTTTCTGCATCTTTTTTACAGACATGGGAGGTTTACTGAAGCCCATGGAATTAAACTTTGGCCAGCATCTTTCAAAGCTTTTAGAAAACTGGATTTTTGCTTTATCCAGATACCATTTTTTCATGAGTTTTTTTACGAGTTCCGGTTTTGGTTCATCGTGGCAGATGACCTGAAAAATCCCTCTGGACAGTTTTACACTATTTTCCTGTCCCTGCATGACTTTTAAACGATATTGTTTGCCAAGATACAGATGCGTTTCTCCACTAATGTAAACTTTCTCCGGTGTTTTTGGGGTGAATTGCTGAAAATAATCAAGCTGTTTTGTTATCCATCTAGCTCTTTGATGTATCTTTTTTTCAATTAGTGAAATTTGAGAGTCAATCGGTGCTTTGACAATTATGGTACTATCTGGATGAACTGCAATTTCCAGTGTTTTTCTTTTGGAGTAAAAGAGCTGGTATTCAATAGTTTTTTTACCGTAGGTAAATGACTTTTTTTCATAATTTGTTTCCACGGTCATTTGTAGCTCCTGTGTTCTGCAACCTGGAGTACTTTGTCTATAATTCCATCCATTTCTTCCGTTGACAAGTCGATATTTTTTGCGTTTTTTAATTCATCGTACAGATAGTCATCGATTTCATTTGCTGTTTGATTTTTTGCATCTTCATCATCCCAGAAATTGACTTTGTTGTGTTTTTGAATGATTTCATAGATGGCTATAGCAGTATCTGCGATAATAGCTTCAATCTCATTCTCATCCAGTTCATTCTTTTTTATAAAAGGTTTGATCACTCCGTAATAAGCCATGGCTTCTTCGTTATCGGTCAGTTGATCTGGTACCTTGTCATGTATTTTTCCAACGACCTTGTTCCTGATATCTATGACTTTGCTCAGATACTCCATGTCTGAGATTCTCTTTGCTCTGAAATCTTCAATAGCCTGCTGTATAAGCTTTGAGAATTTCTCATAGAGGGCAGGATCAGTGTCCATTTTATCGATAATCACTTTCCTGGTGGCGTGCGCAATAGTATCGGCTCTGGAGGCCGCGGTCTTTTTTGTATCATAAATGCCATGTTCTTCTTTTACCTGATCGAACATCTCATTATCGAAGATATTGACCGGTTCGTTGAGCTGTATTACTTCATCTGCCTGTATGTGTGTATCAAGGAGTTTCTTTATTTTTGGTTCGTAATCTCTGTAATCAATTGCTTCTGCATATCGCAGTTTAACTGATTTTTTCAGGGACTGGAATTTGTGAAGATCGGCTTTGTATCTTGACAATGTTTGTTCGTCCGTGCCTGATAAAAAGCGGTCTGAAGACAGGGCAATTGCGAGATTTCCGGAATATTCGGAAAGACGGGCATAGAATTCGTCTCTAAGCTCCTCATCTGCCAGTAAAAGTTCGTATTCTTCTTCATCATAAGTGTGTTTTACTGTTTTGAAGAGGTCCCAGAGGTTTGAGTATCTTTCAGGTAGTTTTTCAATTTCCCTGTTTATCGAACTAAGTGTACCCGCAAGATCTGATTCATCGAAGCCTTCAAATGCGCTGTACATAATCAGGGCTTTGTCCAGTTCTCCGAGAATACTTGCGTAATCAATGATGAATCCAAACTCTTTGTTTTCATGAATACGATTAACCCTTGCAATGGCCTGGAGAAGAGTGTGCTCCCGTAAAACTCTGCACAGATACAATACGGTATTTTTAGGAGCGTCAAATCCTGTTATCAGTTTGCTTACTACTATCAGTATTTCCGGGTCGTTTCCATGTTTGAACTGGTTGATGATCTGTTTTGTGTATTCTTCTTCATTACCATAGCGTTTCATCATTTTTTGCCAGAATTTGACAACATCGTCTGTTGCTTCATCATCTGTTTCATCAAAACTTTCACGCATGTCCGGAGGGGAAATGACGACTTCCGATGAAACGGTACCAATTTCATTCAGGTATTCATGATATTTCAGGGCAGCAGGTTTACTTGGAGCTACGAGCTGGGCTTTGAATCCTGTTCCCTGCCAGTTTTCACGATAGTGTTCATTAATGTCGAATGCTCTCATATAGATGACCTGATCTGCTTTGTTCAGCATTTCGGCTCTGGCATATTTGCGTTTAAGGTCGGCTTTCTGTTCATCGGTGAGTCCCTGCGTATGGCGCTCGAACCAGAGGTCAACAGCTTTCTGGTTCTGGGTCATTTCCACATGTCTGCCTTCATAGAGGAGTGGGACAACTGCACCGTCTTCAACTGCCTGTGTGATGGAATAATGAGGTTCGAGCAGCCCTCCGAATTTTGTGAAGCTGTTCTTTTCCTTTTTCATCAGAGGGGTTCCGGTGAATCCAAGATAGCAGGCATTTGGGAATATTTGTCTCATACGTGCAGAGAATGAACCAAACTGGGTTCGGTGGCTCTCATCGACAAGAACGAAGATGTCAGGAGATTCATCCTGGTATTTTTCAACGGCATAGGCTTTGTCGAATTTATGGATTAGTGTGGTGATGATGCCTGATTCTTTATTTGTGATCAATTCCAGAAGATTGCGCCCGGAGCTGGCGCGGTTTGCTTCAAGACCACATGCTGCAAATGTATTTCCAAGTTGCCTGTCAAGGTCGTCCCTGTCAGTTACCAGGACGATACGAGGGTTTAATATTTCAGGGTCAAGGGCAAGGTTCCTTGCCAGCATGACCATTGTCAGGGATTTGCCTGATCCCTGTGTGTGCCAGATTATTCCTCCCCTGCGGGCTCCGTCTTCTTTGAACTGTTTTATGCGTTTGAGGGTTGATTTTATGACAAAATACTGCTGGTATCTGGCAATTTTCTTGATACCTGCATCAAACACGGTAAACTTCCATGCAAGTTCCAGCAATCTTTCAGGACGGCATAGTGAGTATATCGTCCTGTCCTGTTCG is a genomic window containing:
- a CDS encoding TfuA-related McrA-glycine thioamidation protein, translated to MSIKSEVLVFAGSSISHEDAAEILDATYWPPISRGDIGKAASEGYKIIGIIDGIFFSRAAAAHKEIINVIKDGVTVIGGCSMGALRASELDIHGMEGVGTIYEWYRDGVIEDDDEVAVATNPDTFEPVSSPMVNIRETLKAANSAGIIDKEQCRLITRLAKNTHYTERSYFGISRTAEKEGIIPKEKAESLLQFCKGNERDIKKEDAILVLEKIKEIIK
- a CDS encoding YcaO-related McrA-glycine thioamidation protein, whose translation is MPEINIDRSLSFMEGTQRVLDENSTLEKTKDNLKNIGVTRIASITDLDRLGIPVFSSIRPSAAEGAISVYSGKGSTETQARISSMMEGFERCLAEKSGINENVKEDVQSVEVVETYDELRKENNVLNPPSLLISESYDPKALIEWIQGWDLLNNEEIFVPSNSVYHPYEAPGRTAKLFRSNTNGLAAGNRIEEAIFHGLLEVIERDALSIAEFTRNPGKEIILTEEDGENYEILRKFTDNEIDVKIWALNHDTGIATIVATTDDVRLRDAALLVMGAGAHLKPEIAVRRALTEAAQSRVVQIHGAREDTEREEFVRGIGYDRIKRMNKYWYEDGEKISMSELKDLSKTTPAESIDVITEQLKKVTDSAIVVDLSRESVPVPVVRVIIPTFEVYTLDRERVGNRVKSGPRKKMAPHERPWRKGRRR
- a CDS encoding cysteine desulfurase, encoding MYDVFSVREDFPVLKEVIYLDSAATTQTPVQAVSAMQDYFFKYAANHGRGAHRLARETTNHYEDARESVASFLNMDAEKTIFTKNATESINIVSRGFPWKKGDHIIVTLIEHHSNLLPWMRLKEIGVDVTVVGTDASGVIDPESIRSAIRDNTRFMAVNHVSNVFGSIQDIEKIIKIAKQAGVKILVDGSQSAGNMPVDMKLLDPDFFICPGHKGLLGPQGTGVLYIKEPDEIEPLFLGGGMVSSVTRESFRMEPSPAKFEAGTPNIPGVIGLGRAVEYVAELGVDFIQKHEFGLSRKAASLLSEIEGVEVYGPEKRAGVVPFNVVGMNSHDVAMILDQTRGICVRSGYHCAMPGVDNLGVNGTVRASFGLYNTEDELESLVKTVSDITSLV
- a CDS encoding ORC1-type DNA replication protein, encoding MSKDMLLWDETIFSNGEVLEFDYLPEYFAHRDSQMQALRFSLKPALRGMRPVNCLVKGPPGTGKTTAVMKVFNEVKEYTDSVAFVKVNCQMDSTRFAVVSRIYEQLVHITPPSSGISFRRLFEKVIKHLLDSDKTLVVALDDINYLFPEGHADEVMYSLLRAHEQYPGARISVIAIISDVGIPYSFDPRVGSVFLPEEIAFPRYEVSEIADIISNRVKHAFFKDVVSDEALDKVVIYVDRTGDLRIGIDLLKRSGLNAERRASKTVSAEDVDKAYEASRLLHLCRNIKSLSDHEKTLLGLIAKDSSLPTGELYKSFHEVTGLGYTRFYEIIEKMHVSRLIDADFSGKGMRGRTRYVAPAYDSEDILKCLE
- a CDS encoding SprT family zinc-dependent metalloprotease, whose product is MTVETNYEKKSFTYGKKTIEYQLFYSKRKTLEIAVHPDSTIIVKAPIDSQISLIEKKIHQRARWITKQLDYFQQFTPKTPEKVYISGETHLYLGKQYRLKVMQGQENSVKLSRGIFQVICHDEPKPELVKKLMKKWYLDKAKIQFSKSFERCWPKFNSMGFSKPPMSVKKMQKRWGSLSEKGTMTLNTELIKASKECIDYVIIHELCHLKYHDHSSEYYKMLDSFMPDWEKIKHKLELSMA